The Acidobacteriota bacterium region TTTCTCGCAGGGTCAGGCTCGGAGTAATTGCGACGCCGGCGATAGTCGCAAGTGGCACGGTGATCTTCGGCTGGAAGTCGAATCGCTGAACCGCCGCCGGTGTGACCAGCTTGACGTTGGAGTCGATCGTCTCCTCCCGCTTGAGCGCGCCAATCGTCGAGGCGAACGAAAAATAGACCGGCTTGCCTTCGAAGATGCGCCGCGGATACACGGTCATATTGATCTCCGGCGCTTGGCGAATCTTGATGTCAAAGTTGGTTCCTGCCCCGGGCGTCTGAGGATCCCGACTTGGCCTGAAAAGCGTGGTGGTTTCGTTCGCCGCTAGAAAGTTGAAGCTGAACCCGCCCGTGTTGTTGTTCGCATAGAAAGTGGATTCGCGTCTCGGGTCGATGACTTGAGCAATGTCGTCGGAGAACACCTGGCGAAAGGCGAGGCTCGAAACCAGCGAAACGTTTCCTACTGCCAGCCAGCCGTGCCCGAGGTGCTGCACGCCTTCGCCGATGAACGCAGTGCCGCCCTGATTTTCGCCCGCAGGTCCGAACAGCCTGTCCTTCACCGAGAATACGCCGAGCCTCAAGTATGAATTCTCGTCCGTCTGCGCGCGAAACTCGGCGCCCATTCCTATCCCGCGCTGAGTGTAGATATCGCCGCGAAACGTGATGTCGGCCGATTCGCCCAGCGTCTGGTAGTAGGCGAGCTTGAGCGTGCGGCCTTTCTGATTCGAGTTGCCGGTGCTCGGCAACAAAAAGCCGGACTTGCGCTCTCTCCTTGTCGCCGGTATCCACACATAGGGCAGCACGAACGCGGGAAGCGTCTTCACTTTAAACACTGCGTTGCGCATGACCACGCGATCGCCCATCTTTAACTCGGCGCGTCTGGTCTTGAAGCTCCACTTGGGAATCACGTCTTCGCAGGCGGTCACCTCCGCATCATATAACTCGTAGGTGTCTGGTCCTGTCTTCTCGACTCGCGCGGCGGTGAAGAAAACATAATCGCCGGTCTGCGTTCGATTGGTGAAACCGGTCGTCTCCCAGAATATGCCTTTCTTAGTCGTCCAATTGATCTCAGCCCGGCGCGCGGTAACTCGCTGGTCGGCGCCCTGATCGAAGATCACGTTGCCTTCGGCGATCATATCGGCTGTTGTGTTGTTGAAGGTCACGCGATCAGCCTGCAAACGAACCTCGCCTTGCGTCGCGTTCACGTAACCCTCGTGCAAGAAAAGATCGCCGTTCTTGGATTGCTTGTCAGAGATGATCTCAACTGTTTCCTCGTCGGTAGCTGCGCCCGGCGGCGCGGGCGAGGCGGTTTCCTTTTCAGCATCCGCTGCCTTCCTGCGCTCAGCCTTCCGAGCGCGTTTGTCCTTTTGAGTCTCCGATTCCTCCTGAACCTTCGGCGCCTGTTGGGATTGTTGCCTGACGACCTGGCGCGCGAGGATCGGCCCCGAGTTAAGCGCGATCAGAAGAAAGAGAGACAAGGTGATAGAAAGCTGCTTCGGGAAGCGGACCATTGAGTTAAAGAAACCTCCGCACGAGTAGGTCGATACTAACACGCGGTTTTTGCGAACGGCAATGTCGGTGGGCTAACGCCAATTGAACGGGAGCGCGCGCGGCGGCCCTTTCCAATACTGCACTAATCTACGATCACCCATGCGCTGAAGGGCACGACTCGCATGTGTTGACTTCGTCGACGAGTAGCGCTCATACTTTTCGCTCAGACAGCAGTAGTTGAAACAACTGCCGGTCAATCCCTCGCTCAATCCGTGCCCAGGAGTTCTTTATGAAGAGACTTCACGTGAAAACCGTGCTGTTGGCTTCTATGGTGCTTGCTCTGTTGGCGACGCCCGCTCAAGCCAAGGACAAGTGGATCAACCTCACCACCAAGAACTTCAACATCATCAGCAATGCTGACGAGGGCGGAACTCGCAGGCTTGCGCTCAAGCTCGAGCAGTTTCATTTCGTCTTCTCAAAACTTTTCAATCTCCCCCTGAAGCGTTCACTCCCGACGACCGTGATGGTGTTCAAGCACGACGGCTCCTTCAAACCCTACAAGCCTCTGTACAACGGGAAGCCGGCAAACCTTGCGGGTTATTTCCAGTCCGGGCAGGACGAAAACCTCATCGCTGTGGACATCAGCGCTAACCAGGAACGTCCGATGTCCCTCATCTACCACGAGTACACACATCTGCTGACAAGCGCTACCCCGCGTCAGTGGCCGGTGTGGCTGAAGGAAGGCCTCGCAGAGCTTTACTCGAGCTTCGATGTGGACGACAACGAGGTGACG contains the following coding sequences:
- a CDS encoding putative LPS assembly protein LptD, with protein sequence MVRFPKQLSITLSLFLLIALNSGPILARQVVRQQSQQAPKVQEESETQKDKRARKAERRKAADAEKETASPAPPGAATDEETVEIISDKQSKNGDLFLHEGYVNATQGEVRLQADRVTFNNTTADMIAEGNVIFDQGADQRVTARRAEINWTTKKGIFWETTGFTNRTQTGDYVFFTAARVEKTGPDTYELYDAEVTACEDVIPKWSFKTRRAELKMGDRVVMRNAVFKVKTLPAFVLPYVWIPATRRERKSGFLLPSTGNSNQKGRTLKLAYYQTLGESADITFRGDIYTQRGIGMGAEFRAQTDENSYLRLGVFSVKDRLFGPAGENQGGTAFIGEGVQHLGHGWLAVGNVSLVSSLAFRQVFSDDIAQVIDPRRESTFYANNNTGGFSFNFLAANETTTLFRPSRDPQTPGAGTNFDIKIRQAPEINMTVYPRRIFEGKPVYFSFASTIGALKREETIDSNVKLVTPAAVQRFDFQPKITVPLATIAGVAITPSLTLRETFYNSSLDPSVPAFDPEVFTFDPKDPRLNPTRIEFKPQLKLFDRNQLDPISVEAISRHYAEAEIDIRPPSLEKTYTNEDGAARFKHLIEPYITYRLIRGIGDEFNKVIRFDDRDAVANTNEFEYAIVNRFFTRQFASDLTRKRFRGPRAPQDMNPVRPGKRDKADREKDGAREAAETKTEPPATETPAALQKEQSNPEPAQTSEKKSQLETGQKAELNAKDRVDQQKQETKKGADNDNKQTRSTETIASNENATPQAYEVLTVKVAQKYFFDRSFGGALIEGRRNQFYPINTLSGFTFGGRARNFSPVNVAVRYRPISSVYADLRMDVGSDDGVRNVTVGGGMRTDKLTVSASYYLSRQTRLEPNGFEPGTFPGDQVSTTVQLGDDLRGMYGGARVSYDFTNRFISETDLSRGRLMNSRSYVGYAWDCCGVQFNYNTFKAGLRSEGAWSFTFTLAGLGSYGTDQFSQLGGGRGARKRGKRMGDDFP